The Monodelphis domestica isolate mMonDom1 chromosome 5, mMonDom1.pri, whole genome shotgun sequence DNA segment CCTTCCTCATTGCCCACCCATGACTCATTCTTTGGATTGTTCCCTCCAAAATGGTTCTTCCCCTGCcatattaaaagggaaaaatgggatTTTGCCAACGTGGAGGTGTGATGAAATCTCATGTAAGTAGGAAACTAGGAGGCCACAAGAAGGTTAAAAGGATTCAAAATATTTGGGGAGAAAGGTCAACATAGAAGGCTTTTAAAGACTAGGGCACCGACTTTATTGGAAGGAGTGATGCCTTAGCAGGGTAGGTGTCTGTGTACCAGCCATAACACCCAagtcttctgtttttcttgttcACTCATTTGTACAACCTCTAGTTCCCATGAGCCCCATTCTCATCTCCTACAATTACCCAGCTCAGCAAAGGAAAGCCCATCCCTGGCAAAGGATGAGATACCtgagaagggtggggagaggatgCTTGGCAGAACATCCTTAAAGTGCTTTATTTTGGCAGTGTATTCAGCTGCTTGGTCTTGAGGAGGAGTTTGCCACAGTGACAGGACATTTGTGGGAATGGGGGTAATGAAGGGAAGGAGTGTACACGTACTAGTTAATTCAACAGATGCCCAGTGGAGTCTAGATAAGTTGGAATCTGGCTTCTTCTGAGCCTGAGGACCCTAAGGAGAATTCTACCTGGCTCAATCCAATCTCCTTCAAAGGGGCAAAGAACTTGGCCTCCTTTCATTCCCAAAGAGCAAAGGGGGCAGATTCTTTGGGCTACTATAGAAAAGGTTCAGACTTGATATACCCTCCCTTCTTCATCCTCTAGGCCTCTATTGATCTCCCCTCTTAGGTTTACACCCAGGGTCCCCCGTCGAAGCCTCTCCCAGTTGGCGCTGCTTCGGGTGGTGCTTCGGGAAATGGAGGGGGTAGGTGTTGCTGCTAGTCGATGACGACCACAAGTTGGGGTCAGGTCTGATTTACTCAGTGAGTCTTTGTCTAAGTCATCAGTCCCCAAAGTACTGAAGGCCTGGGCATATCGATATATTCGTTGTCGACTTGGGTCTTGTCGGTCCTCCACTCTAGGGAGAGGGTGGAAGAGATGTATATGGCTTCAAACATACAGTTACTGGCCAGTggcctcccctctccctctccccccccggCCTGTGCCAGGCATAAGACATAGTTCATTAGCTATGAAAAATGAGTGGACCCTAGGAAGTCAGGCTgtcaaaagaggggaaaaggaaagtccTATttcttggagagagagagagagagagagagagagagagagagagagagagagagagagagagagagagagagagagagagagagagagagaaagagagagagagagagagagagagagagagagtatatgtgtgtgtgggagacacctgctcttacccataTCCATACCCTTTCTGTAAGGTGATAGATAGTGGGTTACTGAATAGATGCATTTTTTAGGAAATTCTGTCATCAAAGGACCTAACCCACAATAGACCCAAGGAGCTAGGTAGTGATAAAAGACACGCAAAAATATTCTCACATCTACAGGCACAGGCTCAAACATTCCAGCTTACCTAAGATACCAGCGGTCCCCCAGCCCATACTCTCGACCACAGATCCCAGAGCGAGGCCAAAGGCATCTGGGCAGCTTTCGCTCCAACATTACTGTGGTGGCAACAACCTGGATTTGAGGGGGAAGTGGAGAGGGATTATTGTCAAAAGTATGTCAAGGGATTCTAGGATAGAGACGAGGATGGACAACACAGAATAGGGAGAAGATAAGGAGAAATAAGTGATCTTTTAAGTGCAATAAGGAGAAACTGGGCCTGTCTGGTTTCTCTAAGTACTCGCTACCACCTAACTCTATTTCACCCTAATATTACCCAGAAATATTTCTCATGCCAGACCTGCATTATCTAATAAATAACTCACTTTGAGTTAGCTAAGgcaggtgtttgtttttttaacctctaTTTTATCGAGGAAGACCTGAGGCTGAAGGATGTTGAAGAGCTTTTTTACAAGATCACAAAGACAAGTCACACAGACAGAATTCTAACCTGGGCCTTTGACTAGGAATCCTCTGCTCTAGCAAATGGGTGCAGGAGAGAAAATGCTGATCTTGGCATTtgtaagacttgagttcaaagtctaccatttactagctgtatggccttAAGCAGGGTCTCTAAAATCAGATCAGTCTAGATAGCTTCTAAGGCCCCTTTCTGCtcaaaatctatgaccctatgatcaAATGGCTTCCAAGGTCTCTTTCAATTCTATGTTCCCAGTCTCCTAATACTAGGAAAAGCCTCTGAAATGAGAAGAGGAGGAAGCAGATAGGAGAGCCTTTCCAAGGAAATGGTTTCTTATTCCTGAGAGTGATCTACCTTCTTTGTTCCTTTTCCAAGAGATAAAGCGTGATTATGGTCTGATCCTATACCCAGATTATGGTCTGATCCTATACCCAGTGGCCTGGCAGTTAGTATTAAGTTATGACATCTTGCTAAGTTATGACTTCTTGCTAGAATGGGACAGCTAGGAACTACTATATCAAGAGGTGTCCAAGACCAAGAGAGTCAAGACAGGAGGGGACAGACATACATTTTCTACCAAGGCACTCACTTGAGCCCTCCAAAGCTCGTCCCTCTCATGGGCCACTCGCCAGTGGGTGTCACCCATCATAGCAATGAGCAAGTTGAGCATGAGTAGTGTGGCAATAATAGCAAAGGCAGCATATGTGATGCTATACATGAAGGGTAGATCTACATCATAGTTGGCAGGACCATCGATGATTGTGAGGAACAGCTCAAAGGTGCTGAACAGTGCCATAGGGTAGTCAAAGAAATGGCCCAATTCATCTTGGTCTTCTGTCTGGAAGATGATATAGAACGCTGCTCCGCCCAGGAGGAGAAGGTTATCATGACAACTATATTCAAGCAACTATCAAGCAACTTCCTAGGTACCCCATGCTAATCATATTTCCAAACATTTAGACCTTGACCTTCTTGTCTCtgataatattatttataagatGGCTCACCTTGAAGACTTTCTTCAATACTCTTATCCTTCCTCATTTCCCTGCGAACCCCATCCTCACTCCAGTCCTAACCTCCTAGTGCCTAATTGATCCCATCCTATGTTTGATCTTGGGATCAAAATCCTTCCCTCATTGACTTGATTTTGAAGTCTATTAATTCCTATTTCATCTATGTTCCCCATTATCCCATTCTTACTCAAAATTACCCTGATCTTTACTATTGCCCATTACCTATGGCCCTTTGAGCCTCTCCCTCCTTATCCCAGCCCCTGTCCTAGGCAGAGATATTACCAGAAGCAAATCCCAGGATGACCACAGCCATCAGCCAACAGAAACGCAATAGATCCCCGAAAATCATCTGCAGGggccagagaagaaaagggaaggatgaAGCAATTTCCCTTCCCCTGTCTCTGAGTAGCTATCCCTTCCATCCACTAATATAGCATATCTATTCTCAATTTATCTGCCACCTGCAAGCACCTCTAGTTTATATCATATATGCTGACTACCAGCCTCCCCAAATTGCTCAGCCCCTTCTCTGAGATGGCCAGATGTGATTGGGGAGTAGGGAGTTGCTGTTCATCCCAGAAGCTGGAGGGAGAAATACTGACCTTCTGGATCATGATGGTGAATGGCCCCAGCATCTGGAATCCTCGAGCGAAATACATAACATTGCACCAGCCAAGCACCAGGGCAAAAGACATAGGCACCACCTCACCAGATGTACTGGTAAGCCGCATCACCATGGTCACTAGCACCATGCAGGCATAGGTGACGCTTGGGTAAGAAGAGGGAGCAAAACATAGGGCACATGTGAAGGGATGGCTGGTAGGCTCTCCCAGGCCTCAGCTGCAATTTGTATGTGACTTCCATTACATATACTCATACATAAATAATCACATATACAACAGACATTAATTAAAATCCAGGCACCCATTCTATATCAATATAGACACATAGATTCTCTGAAGATGGGGCTTTTGTAATTGAGGGTTAGCCAAAATACAAAGCCTACTGTTGGGAGGAAGGGCTAGGTGGAGAAGGGGAAGTTGAGATCAGGGTGCTGGAGACACTACAATGGGGCCAAGACATGGGTGAAAATTGACTCACATGATGGCATGAAATGGCCCTCCAAGGATAGTTTGTCCAAAGTACCGAGCAATCCCAACTCTAAAGATGTCTGGGATCTGAATACATGAATCAATTAAAGCAGAAATAGAACAGATATAAGGGATATAAAAATGATTTAGGACTATGAATAAGAGACCAGCCCCAAATACCCTCCCTATTTAATCTCTGGGCTGGAACTATCTCTTCCATATCTCACCTCAAGAAGTAGGATGGCCACAGCCCCAATGACTGAAACCAGCTCTCCAACCATTCGGATATTGTCCTCACGAGTCACGTAAGACTCCTGCTAGGAAAAATAGGAGTTCAAGGTATGGAATATAGGATGTATATGCATTTCTATGTTATACATGTGTATACTCTCATAGAATATAAGAAGAATCTTTAGAGTACATCTAACATTGTCTAATTTATGCCTGCCTAAAAATCCTCTCTACAACAATCCCTAACAAAAAGGTTATCTAGTCTAACTGGAGACCTTCAGAAATTGGGATCTATCTACCCATCCTATTTTGGAATAGCCCTAATTATTAAGAAGCTCCCAAATaagtctctctctgactctgtcccATTATTCCTACTTTTGTCCTCTAGGTTCAAGCACAATGACTCCATGTGGGTACATACTTGAAACATCTCTCAGATCTTGATGAATTATTTAGTGTCTACACTATGGGAATCCACTTTCCCGGACTAGGTTTGGCTCAACTTTTTTTTATCCTATTTATTAACCGGTACTCTATGTATATTTGTCCCTTTGAAATTGTATGTACATTTATTATTcaagtatatatatgcatatggaaATAGATCACCTATAACCTCTGAATGCcttaggtggggggagggaggaaagatcCTATTATTCCCTGAGTTCAGGGGCAATCACCTGCAATAGCTTCTGCTGGAGAAGACTAATGTCCCGCAGGCTAGTGCGATTGCTGCTACGAAGCTTGAGGGGACGATAGGCACAGCACATGGTGAAGCAGATCATGTAGAGAACATAAATAGCACCCAGCACACAAAAGTATGGTCTTCCAAATCTTCTCCACTTGAGGTTCACTAGCTCTTTCACAGGGGTCAGGTCTAGGATCTGACGGGCCTATAAGGAAGAGGAATGAAGAATTGGATGTGTACCCTGGTACctgcacatgcatacatacacgtattctttctctttcttcatcctgtcactccctttcccttctctttctctggccCATGCCTATACCTCTCTCTTCTTGGTTGTAACAATGAGTTCAAGCAATGATTGCTCATCTCCCCACGAGTCAATTTCTGTGAGGTCGTAAAGAGTGGAAGTCAATGGTCCATATGTCCATTGGACATGCTTCTTCTTCTGTAGCAGATGCTGGAATATCTGAAGAGCAGGACATGAGAGACATCTGAGTCAAAGAACTCCTGAAGATCAGCACCCATGGACCTGTCCATCTTTGGCATCCCCAGACTAGCCATAACTTTCCAAACTTCAAGATAGGCAGAAATGGAACAGGATGAAGAATAGGAATCAGAAAAGTAGTAACTTgaggaagaaatttaaatttaggcTGACAGCTGAAATCTGTGTTCCTTAACTACTTCTCTCCTGATGAATGGCAAGAGGCAGTCATTCTTGTCTATGTGGGCCAAGGTTTATGGGTCTAATATTGAGAATTAACATCCCTTACCACAGTGTTCCCTTCCACACCAGCCAGCTTGAAGGGAGTGAGGCCTTGGTGATTAGGAATGAGGTCTAGAGACTTCATGTGACCACTCCGCTCATCATAAGATAACAGTGCATTATACATCTGGCAGGCAAATGTTTTGTTGGGCTGGAAGACTAAGATGTGAAGCACTGTATTTCCTAGAGAGAGGATATAAGGGTGGCATGAAGGCCACTGACCACTTCTTAATAACCTCCTTTGTCCCATTTGTACTTTGGCTGTGTCTCAGCTCTAAAAAAAGCCTTTTAAATCCCCTCATCTCTTTTCTTGTACCAGCTCTTACCCAAAGAGTCCTGTGCCCGGATGTCAGCTCCAAACTCAATAAGTAATTGAACAATCTCTTCATTGCTCACACAGGCAGCAAAGGACAAAGGATGCTCTcctagagggaagaagggagttaTCACAATAAAGACAGAGGATGGGGGGCTAGAGGCATCTAACGGTTTTATTTTCCTTAACACTTGAAAAAGACTCTGTCTCCTATCAGATGAACAACTTCCAGGAGAAACTGTCTCCTTTTGTACACATGAAATTCAAGGCTCTTTGCACAAGTTGTGCATAAATTAGGGGAATTATTAGCTGACAggtagaagggagaagggaaaatggatTCACATAAAGGAATGAGGGAAAGATCAGTGTGTGGGCAGAGAGACATGAGAAAGGGAGGAGCTCTTCCAAGGAAGCTATGGGGTCTTCAGAGACTGACCCAAAGCTTGACTTTCCCAGAGCAAATCACCCTTCTACACCCTTCTTCATCTTTATTCATGTTCCCACCATCACCCTTACTCCCCTCCCTATCCACCCCCTCCTTCATCACCCTGACTCTTGCTCTCACCAAAGTAGATGAGGTTGTGGGAGCTCCGGCGAAAAGCTATCCCAGTGGCTCGGGCAGAGACACTGGCACCGTGGGTGAGCAGAGCCTTCACCAAGTTCACATTCTGGTTCACTATTGCTATGTGAAGCGCTGTTTGACCTGAATCCCCCAACAAGAAGAACAACTCACATATGGGGCCTTCACCCCATGTTACCCTCCAAGATAAGGAACATCTTTCCAAAGGACCCAGAAAGAAAACATCCCTTCCCAAAGCATTCCTCTCCTTCTGAACCTCTGACTTAAGCCACTGAATCTCAGTGGAACATcttaagaaagagggagaagcaAGGGAAAGCAAGGAAGGCTCCTTATGCTTGAAtgtatgagagaaagaaaattaaggaacATCTCCTCCCCATATCTCTAAGAGACTCTAAGCAGCCTTCCCTAGTCCCCTCCTTCTCACCTTCATACAGCTCAGAAGTCATGGGTTCAGTCACCAGTTCAGGTGCAACTTCTATCAGCAACTTGGCCGCCTCAAAATTGTCATAGAGGGCAGCAACATGCAGTGCTGTCTCCCCCAAGGCCCctggggttggggaagggaagtAGTGCCATGAATATAGGACCTTTATAGATAGCAGGGGAGTAGCATATAGGATTGTGGTTACTGGGTAGGGAAGTCCAAGGAAAGGGCTGTTAAAGGGAAGTCAGGGAAGAAGAGTTAACCTAGGGTGCTAGGGGCAGGTCAGAAGGACTCAGGGAAGGGCATAAGTTCCTTACCTCTCTGGTGTATATCACAGACATCATACTTGAGAAGCTTGGTCAATGCTCGAATATCATTCTCTTTGGCAGCTAAGAGCAGTGGAGACTCCCAGATTCTGTAGGAGGGGACATTTAGAAAGATGGGAGCAAGATTCCAGGGATGATAGGGAAAAGTAAGGAAAAGGGCTGTGGGGAGTTATGTGTGCCAAGCCCTACTCCCCTATACATATATGCATCTCAGCTGTCCAGGGACCCTCAAGATCAGTCAgtaaaggaagggggaaagcagTAATGGGTCTTTATCCCCAATGTCACTGGCCAGTTTTCCATTGAGTCAATATATCCTGCTCTTCTTATCCACTTATCCTGGGAGAAAGGTAGTCATTAGTCCCTATGTCTTCAATAGCCTAGAACGAAAATGGCAAAGGAGTTCCTCCAAATCCATGCTCACTTATAAATCAGGTGGCCCCTCTGCCTCATTAGATAGCTGTGGATTaacattttctcctctctttgccAAATATAGTAGGACTTTGTTTTATGCAACCAAAACTTTTCAAGACCCTTGCTATGAGTTGAAAATCACACATAATAGCAAAccacattatttaataaatatttcttatataaacatacttgggaatttttttttttactttcttagacTGATCCATGCTACCAGTATCACTATTtttgtactttggggccattattaatgaTGAAATAGTACTAATAAAACAAAGAGTAGCCCTGCTCTGATGCAGACATGACTTATTACAACCAAAAACCCCGGACAAAGACTGATGCCTGATGTGGGAGCTAATGTTTGgtacaaaacaatgtaatgactctcAGAATGAGAATGAGCATGATTGGGTAAACTGTAAGGCTTTATTCTATGAGCCAGCCCTGGTatggagaggtcctgggttcaaatctagcctcagacacttctagctgtggaaccctggacaagtcacttaatccctgatgcttagcccttgccactcttctgccttggactattacatggtattgattttaagatgtcgggtaagggtttttaaaaaaaagactttatgcCATTTGGGAAAATGGCATGGGTTTCAtgcataattaaattttttattttacttatttttctgcCCGCCTTTTTTCCAATTGCCAATCATGTATACCTGAATTCTTGTGTGTTGCGTCCTTGAAAAACAAGGTCCTACCATAACTATGTGGAGTAGTAGACACAGAATATCAGACCTGTAATCAGGAAGAACTgttttcaaatatgacctcagccatTTACTAACTGAATAACTCTGGGCAAGATACTTCACCTtggcctgcctcaatttcccatataaagtgggataataataacatctatgtTCTAGACTTGTggtgaggataaagtgagatatttgtaaagcactttgcaaatattaaagaatTATCTAAAAGCTAGCTAGTATTTTTATAATTAAGATTGAGGGATGATTAGGGGTACACAGTATCTTATGTGTCTTCACACTGGCACTGGCTCCAGTTAGCCATATATTCAAGTTGGGTCAAACTCTTAGGGACATGGTTTCAAGCTCCACCCTACTGGGTCTTCTTGTTTGTCCTCCTTAAATGCTCTTCTTGGAGGCCAGGGTAGGCTGTTGTagaggtgggaaggaaagaaaagtcatcaggaagggggtggggagaggggaggattatatggtcataaatttagagctggaagggatgttgGAGGGCAACTGATCCAGAGGTATAAAGCAATGCCACTTCACAACACTTTTGAGTGctgccagaaccagattaaatgtaggaacaaaataaataaaaatgcagtaGGACATAGGAAATAAAAAGGATGTAATTTCCAAGTCAAAGTGCACCCACAGAGATCCTTATGTATGGGTTGGTGACCCTGTATCTATATGAGTCTGACACCAATGGTAGAATGGAACTCTTTTAtcttacagatgtgaaaactgaagcCTAAGAAGCCAAATTTGACTAATATCACAACAGAGAGAAAATGGCAGACCTGAGAATGGAGTTGAGCTCTCCCAATCCTATATCCAGTGTTCGTTCCAGCTCTTCCCTCTTCTGGTATTACTTGTTTCCATCTCCAGTCTTGACCTCATGGTCTGTTATTTTAATCTTTCACTAATTGTCACCTTAGAATGCCTTGTAAATCTTTATCTCTAGGTAACCTCCACCACACAATTTCTGTTTCTGCTTCAGGGCTACAGAAAATAGTTAGATAAAGTTGTCAAGTCAATTTGATTTCAACCTTTATGAATTCAGGCTGTCTCATCTCAGCTGTCTTGTTGCATCTACTCTTATAAATATGACACAAATGGATCCTACCTAgccttttcttctatcttctttccCAATTGATTTAGCCACTCCCCAGACTTAGAGCAGATAAACTCATGGCAGCTAGGTAGGTCACCAACTACATACAtaagtggtagagtggatagagcactggggctggagtaaccctgggcaagtcacaacttctgtttgcctcaatttcctcaagtgtaaaatgatgataatactaATATCTATCTCACAGGTTTACTGTaaaaatattgggggggggaggttaaAAAGTGCTTAGAAGTgtccggcacatagtaggtgctatataaatgcttattcccttgcACCTTTAAACTATTTTTGagtcagctaggtagcataatggataaagataaaatggataaagaCTGATATCATAgagttgaattcaaattcagcctcagatacttgctagctgggtaattctgggcaagtcatttaacctctgttgacAGATGTTTTCTTCAACttcaaaatagagataatagcacCAAATcactcacaggattattgtgaggatgagATGAGATCATTTTTATAAAGTACTAGccaagtgcctagcacataacagattttttaaaatgctgattcCCTCCTGGATCTTGAATCCCCAAAGCAGCATTCCTCAAATGTGCACATCtccatttattctttcttatCTCTGGAAGAAGGGTATGGCCAGCATAGTAGCCTTTATGAGTTGACAACTTCAGAAACATGGCCTTTTCCCCTTGTTCACTTCCAACTACTAAGTCACCAATaaaacacacttaaaaaaaatcatcttgagTACAAAAATATTACTTCACTTTAGGAATGAAGATGTATATGGGCAGGCTGACAAACAGTAGGACACCCTAAAGGGCAATATGTAATAGGAGTAGGGATGGGTTTGCTAGGCAATTCAAGTCACCATCACTCTGACTAATGAAGATAGCCCCAAGACCCTAAACTCAAATCAAGAGCCTTGGAACTGATGATGCCTCTTGGGAAACTAAAAATGCTTCCAGCCCTTCCCCATCAAAGAGAGACAGCTTCCCTTCTTACCAGCAACAACTCTTTATCAACTGCTACCAACAAGCATATTGTCATGAAAGCCATGGAAGTGGTAGCACCACCCAGACCACCATTCTTACTTCTAATCCTGCCCTTGTAGCCATCATGCAGGAAGCCCATTCCTTGCAAAAAAAAGGGTCCAGCCTTTCCTACCACTCCCTGACTAGTtgccactacacacacacacatacacacaaggtAGGTCAGCCAATCTGACTGTGCTGTAGAGTTCACAGAGGGAGAAATCAGGAGAAGACAACATTACCAAGCAGGTCAGACCACCATACTACTACAACTACAACTACAACTACAACCAATTTGGCCACCATCACTCTTTGGGTCTTAATGAGGATAGCCTAGGACCTTGTGCCCAGGAGCCTTGGAAACACCAATGTTTCTTGCCCACATTATTCTGGGAGAATGAATGAATTCTCCCAAAAAGAATTATTGACACAGGCCACCCCTGTGGAGCCTGGCAATTTCTGCTACAAAGGCTACAGCCACTACTACTAAACACCCAGAAAACAACCATGTCAAATAGTTCAACATAAAAAACTGATACAATTTTATCATTAGAAACTACATTAAAGAGAAGGCATTAACATTTGCTTTGTTTTGCTGCTAGACCCTGGGAAGCATGGGACTTTCCATCTAACAGTTGAAATCTTCCAtatatgttatctcccccataAAAATGGTAATtcttggggcaggtaggtggctcagtggattgagagtcaagtctagaaacaggagatcctggccTCAGATaatcaaatcaggcctcagatatttattagttgtgtgacattgggcaagtcacttacctcccgttgcctagcccttatcactcttctgccttggtagcaaaacaaagtatcaattctaagaaggaggtaaggaataataaataaataaataaataaaacccaacAATAACCCACAGAATGggaattccattccattccaagaCACCAAGAGGTATCTTATTTTACTGTTTGCATCTTTTGTACTCTTTGTATTCCAAGTGGTAATAACAGTACTTTGTAATACTAAActcttaacaaatgctttattcattaattattcattcaacaaCTATAATCAGGCCATCAATTACAGATATACAAAGTAGATTTACATCCTGCTTTGCACCCATTAGTAGGTACTTCCTACTGTGCTTCTAATATCTTGATGCCTCTGTGTAGCCCACTCTCACTATTGTTCTTAGGTTGTACCTTTTTTTGCATCCAAGGCTTACTTTTCTACTACCAGACAAAGCTGTGGACTCTTACAAGGTCTAATCTGTGTCTCTTGGTTCAGGCTGAACTACTCTCCCTTAGGTAATATTGAAATCTATGTTCTATAAActaaaaatttgtttttccttttacttatcttcCCTCTAGTTTTCCTcttatctcattttttctctctcctgaacAACTTGTTTTTTTTCTACAGGAGTCAAAAATATGTAGAGAGCTCATTCACAGACAATTATTAAGATGGGTAAAGACATGGGTCCTCCTGGGATAGTGGTTTATAAAGTGGTATATACCTACTGAAATATAAACAACACTGGctgtggagtcagaggacctgggtgcaAATTTCACTTTTGAGGTTCACTACTTATTCAATCTTGAGCTAGTCAGTTAACTTCCCTGGGtatcagtttccccaactatataaGGAGAAGACTGGACTAGCCAATCTGGGGCCCTTTCCAGCCCTAGATTTATGATCCTGATCCTAAATAAGACTTTTTGTGCTGTGGGGAAAGGCAAGTGACTTTGAGTTCTTGAAACCAATGTTTGTGAAGGAGCATAggcatacaaaaatgaaaaagcttGAAGCATAGATTTGTCTGCTATTTGAGGACCAATCAACATAGGGACAGGGGGAAAGGCTCATCATATTGAAATTAGCctttcagtgaattttttttaatatgggggCTCAATGAAGATCACACATTATGAGAGGTAGGATTCTGAGACAAAATTGGGTAACAACTCTTTAAATTCTGAAGTAATATTGTTAACTTAGTTATGCCAGATACCTACAAATTCTACTGTGAACaagggaagaaaacaagcaagagaaggaaaggaaaaaacaggTCCTAGATTTGCATTTTCCTCATCTAGCCATTGTATGTTATCTAAAATCACTCTTATGAAGTCTATCCCAATTCCCTTCTGCTGTTTTTTGGGGATGGACATCAGCAGACTACAGTCTTCTATGGCTTCCTCCATTCCCTTCTGAATATAACTGCTAAACATATTCTTCCCTGAGTTTACTCAGCCTTGTCCTTTCCAAcacatttctttccctccttccttctccttctttgtcTCAAGGGAATACAGAAGGAGGAAGGCATCATACAACAGAAAGAGCCAAGAAAGACTTAGAGCTCATCTACtctaatccccttattttacagttgaagaaactctTCTAGGATGAGGCAAAGTGAACTGGTGAGTTGTCCACTTGGGGATCTTGGACTAAACTAGTCTTCTATTTCCTAGCCTAGTGTTATTTCTACTATGCC contains these protein-coding regions:
- the TRPV6 gene encoding transient receptor potential cation channel subfamily V member 6, whose translation is MGVPLPKELGLLPSLWGKICQYLQGRESWDRRLDELNLLQQKRIWESPLLLAAKENDIRALTKLLKYDVCDIHQRGALGETALHVAALYDNFEAAKLLIEVAPELVTEPMTSELYEGQTALHIAIVNQNVNLVKALLTHGASVSARATGIAFRRSSHNLIYFGEHPLSFAACVSNEEIVQLLIEFGADIRAQDSLGNTVLHILVFQPNKTFACQMYNALLSYDERSGHMKSLDLIPNHQGLTPFKLAGVEGNTVIFQHLLQKKKHVQWTYGPLTSTLYDLTEIDSWGDEQSLLELIVTTKKREARQILDLTPVKELVNLKWRRFGRPYFCVLGAIYVLYMICFTMCCAYRPLKLRSSNRTSLRDISLLQQKLLQESYVTREDNIRMVGELVSVIGAVAILLLEIPDIFRVGIARYFGQTILGGPFHAIIVTYACMVLVTMVMRLTSTSGEVVPMSFALVLGWCNVMYFARGFQMLGPFTIMIQKMIFGDLLRFCWLMAVVILGFASAFYIIFQTEDQDELGHFFDYPMALFSTFELFLTIIDGPANYDVDLPFMYSITYAAFAIIATLLMLNLLIAMMGDTHWRVAHERDELWRAQVVATTVMLERKLPRCLWPRSGICGREYGLGDRWYLRVEDRQDPSRQRIYRYAQAFSTLGTDDLDKDSLSKSDLTPTCGRHRLAATPTPSISRSTTRSSANWERLRRGTLGVNLRGEINRGLEDEEGRVYQV